In Candidatus Delongbacteria bacterium, a single window of DNA contains:
- a CDS encoding ABC transporter ATP-binding protein — MKTYKMLWNMMKYRPYLYIINAILWTLVHSAFLIPGLISREFFKTLEGTSTLGFGILGIIFMVISFSLLRIANIYVGAIVDILHRFTMSSLLRFNMLVDIYEKPAGQALKCSNSEAISYFRDDAGQVEDSVSWTLDFIGSAAFTITSLYILFRINAKITLFVFAPLIIIIAIAHKLSKYVEKFRVASRNATEKVTGTIGEFFNSIQSIKVSGSENNMLDHLEKLNDERRKVMLKDNLFNQFLDALFNNTVTIGTGFILLIIAKMISKDNFSVGDFSLFIYCLAFVSDYTAFWGNFMAHYQQTGVSFNRMKTLIQDDNGDRLVAKRYMGITDQINDYIPQNVAVKDQLKKLSLCNVSYTFPESGKGIDDINIDIKNGEFTVITGRIGSGKSTLLKVITGLISADNGCVTWNGKVVKEPFKFFIPPYSSYSPQIPGLFSDTIENNILMGMQKDSDKLDSAVKSAVMESDLENMELGLQTMIGTKGVKLSGGQMQRTAAARMFVRDAEIYFIDDMSSALDVNTEKLLWDRFFEHRDKTCVAVSHRKSVLQRADKIIVLKDGKVDGIGKLHELLEDCEEMRQLWNML; from the coding sequence ATGAAAACTTATAAAATGCTTTGGAATATGATGAAATACAGACCCTATTTGTATATCATAAACGCAATTTTATGGACTTTAGTTCATTCTGCTTTTTTGATTCCGGGACTTATTTCCAGAGAATTTTTCAAAACTCTTGAAGGTACATCAACCTTGGGTTTTGGAATTTTGGGTATAATTTTTATGGTTATATCTTTTTCGCTTTTAAGGATTGCCAATATTTACGTAGGTGCAATAGTAGATATTTTGCATAGATTTACTATGTCATCACTTTTAAGATTCAACATGCTTGTAGATATATATGAAAAACCTGCCGGACAAGCTTTGAAGTGTTCAAACAGTGAGGCTATTAGTTATTTTAGAGATGATGCTGGTCAGGTGGAAGACTCTGTAAGCTGGACTTTGGATTTTATAGGGTCCGCAGCGTTTACGATTACCTCTTTATACATACTTTTTAGAATCAATGCTAAAATTACATTATTCGTTTTTGCTCCGCTGATAATTATTATTGCCATAGCCCATAAACTTAGTAAATATGTTGAAAAGTTTAGAGTTGCCAGCAGAAATGCCACTGAAAAAGTTACCGGAACAATTGGTGAGTTTTTCAATTCTATACAGTCAATAAAAGTTTCTGGCTCTGAAAATAATATGCTTGATCATCTGGAAAAATTAAATGATGAACGTAGAAAAGTTATGCTTAAGGATAATCTTTTTAATCAGTTTCTTGACGCTCTCTTTAATAATACTGTTACAATTGGTACTGGATTTATCTTACTAATAATTGCTAAGATGATATCAAAGGATAATTTTAGTGTTGGTGATTTTTCTCTGTTTATATATTGCCTAGCTTTTGTTTCTGATTACACTGCTTTCTGGGGAAATTTTATGGCACATTATCAGCAAACAGGTGTTTCTTTTAATCGGATGAAAACCTTGATTCAAGATGATAATGGTGATAGACTTGTCGCTAAAAGGTATATGGGAATTACAGATCAGATTAATGATTATATTCCTCAAAATGTAGCAGTTAAAGATCAACTAAAAAAACTTAGTCTCTGTAATGTTAGCTACACTTTTCCTGAGTCAGGAAAGGGAATTGACGATATAAATATTGACATCAAAAATGGCGAGTTTACTGTAATTACGGGAAGAATTGGTTCAGGAAAATCTACTTTACTTAAGGTGATAACAGGTCTTATCTCTGCTGATAACGGATGTGTTACATGGAATGGTAAAGTCGTGAAAGAGCCTTTTAAATTTTTCATACCACCATACTCGTCATACTCTCCACAAATTCCGGGATTATTCAGTGATACCATCGAAAATAATATTCTTATGGGTATGCAGAAGGATTCTGATAAGCTCGATAGTGCTGTTAAATCTGCAGTAATGGAATCTGACCTTGAAAATATGGAGCTTGGGCTTCAAACTATGATCGGTACGAAAGGAGTAAAATTATCTGGTGGTCAAATGCAAAGAACTGCTGCTGCCAGAATGTTTGTTAGAGATGCTGAGATCTATTTTATTGATGATATGTCCAGTGCTCTTGATGTCAACACTGAAAAATTATTATGGGACAGGTTTTTTGAACACAGAGATAAAACCTGCGTGGCTGTTTCTCATAGAAAATCTGTGCTTCAAAGAGCAGATAAAATTATTGTACTCAAGGATGGTAAAGTTGATGGGATTGGAAAATTACATGAACTT